Proteins encoded together in one Meles meles chromosome 7, mMelMel3.1 paternal haplotype, whole genome shotgun sequence window:
- the LOC123946859 gene encoding olfactory receptor 6C3, which translates to MNHTVITEFVLLGLSDDPDLQIVIFLFLFITYLLSVTGNLTIITLTLVDPHLQTPMYFFLRNFSFLEILFTTVCIPRFLGAIITRDKTISYNNCAAQLFFFIFMGVTEFYILTAMSYDRYVAICKPLHYTTIMNRKLCTVLVLCAWLGGFLTIFPPLMLLLQLDYCASNVIDHFACDYFPLLQLSCSDTWLLEVIGFYFALVALLFTLALVILSYMYIIRTILRIPSASQRKKAFSTCSSHMIVISISYGSCIFMYANPSAKEKASLTKGVAILNTSVAPMLNPFIYTLRNQQVKQAFRDVVHKVVFSSSK; encoded by the coding sequence atgaacCATACAGTGATCACAGAGTTTGTCCTGCTAGGCCTTTCTGATGATCCTGACCTTCAgattgtgatttttctcttcttatttatCACATACTTATTAAGTGTCACTGGAAACCTGACTATCATCACCCTAACCTTGGTGGACCCTCATCTACAGACACCAATGTATTTCTTCCTCCGAAACTTCTCTTTCTTAGAAATCTTATTTACAACTGTGTGTATTCCTAGATTTCTGGGGGCCATTATCACCAGGGATAAAACTATTTCCTATAACAACTGTGCAGCCcaactctttttctttattttcatgggGGTGACAGAATTTTACATTCTAACTGCCATGTCTTATGACCGCTATGTTGCCATCTGCAAGCCCCTTCATTACACCACCATCATGAACAGGAAACTCTGCACAGTGCTTGTGCTCTGTGCGTGGCTGGGTGGGTTCCTGACCATTTTCCCACCCCTCATGCTTCTGCTCCAGCTGGATTACTGCGCTTCCAATGTCATTGATCACTTTGCCTGTGACTATTTTCCCCTTCTACAACTATCCTGTTCAGATACGTGGCTCCTAGAAGTGATTGGTTTTTACTTTGCTTTGGTTGCTCTGCTATTCACTTTGGCACTGGTGATTTTATCTTATATGTATATTATCAGAACGATTTTGAGAATCCCATCTGCCAGTCAGAGAAAAAAGGCTTTCTCCACATGTTCCTCTCATATGATTGTCATTTCCATTTCTTATGGAAGCTGTATATTTATGTATGCTAATCCCTCCGCAAAAGAAAAGGCATCATTGACAAAAGGAGTAGCTATTCTCAACACCTCTGTTGCCCCCATGCTAAACCCCTTCATTTACACTCTGAGAAACCAGCAAGTAAAACAAGCCTTcagagatgtggtccataaagtagtattttcttcaagtaaatga